In the Trinickia acidisoli genome, CGAACGGTACGGTGCAATTCGACGATACGCGTGTCATGAACGTGAAGAACACGGAAGGGCACGCGGTGGGGACTCGGGTAAAGGTCCTGGTGCGGCCGGAACGGATCGCCGTCGTCGATTCGTCATTCGGCTCGCCCACCGCAAGCGACGCGAACGAGTGCACGGGCACGATCTCGCAGATTTCGTTTGTTGGCGGCATGACGCGTTTGGAGTTGAAACTCACGAGCGGTCGCTCGCTTCTAGTCAAAACCTTGTCCGCTCCGGCGGTCGAGCGTGCGCCGCTCGGCCAATCCTTGACGGTGCGCTGGTCAGCACGCGATACCGTCGTCTTGAAGAAGTGAAGAAGCGATGGATCGAAATAGCATTGTCGGCGTAATGCGTGAGTTGGTCGGCGAATCGAACGTGCTCGACAGCGCGGCCGACATCGCACCGTATTTGATCGACTGGCGCAAGCGTCACATAGGTGTGGCTGCGTGTGTGGTCTTTCCTCGCAGCACCGCGCATGTGTCGAAACTGCTCGCGTATTGCAACGAGCATGACATCAAAGTGTTTCCGCAGGGCGGCAATACGAGCGTATGCGGTGGCTCGGTGCCGGACGCGAGCGGCGACAGCATTGTGTTGAACATGGCTCGCATGAATCGGATCGTGGAAATCAACGCAGGCAACAACTCGATCACGGTCGAGGCCGGTTGCGTGCTGGCCAATCTCCAAGCAGCCGCGATCGAAGTAGATAGAATCTTTCCGCTGACGCTGGGCGCCGAGGGTTCGTGTCAGATCGGCGGCAATCTCTCGACGAACGCGGGCGGGACGAACGTACTGCGTTTCGGCAATACGCGAGATCTCGTGCTCGGGCTCGAAGTGGTGCTCGCCGACGGACGTGTTTGGAATGGCTTGCGTACGCTGCGCAAGAACAACAGCGGGTACGATCTGAAGAATCTCTTTGTCGGTGCCGAGGGGACGCTCGGCATCATCACGTCGGCTGCATTGAAGCTCTTTCCGCGCCCACATGCGACGGCTACCGCGATGCTGGGGGTGGACGACGTCGAGGCGGCGGTTGCCGAGGGGCTCAAGCTTCAGGCGGCCTTTCCCGGCGAATTAGTTGGCCTGGAACTGATTTCGAAGA is a window encoding:
- a CDS encoding FAD-binding oxidoreductase, with the translated sequence MDRNSIVGVMRELVGESNVLDSAADIAPYLIDWRKRHIGVAACVVFPRSTAHVSKLLAYCNEHDIKVFPQGGNTSVCGGSVPDASGDSIVLNMARMNRIVEINAGNNSITVEAGCVLANLQAAAIEVDRIFPLTLGAEGSCQIGGNLSTNAGGTNVLRFGNTRDLVLGLEVVLADGRVWNGLRTLRKNNSGYDLKNLFVGAEGTLGIITSAALKLFPRPHATATAMLGVDDVEAAVAEGLKLQAAFPGELVGLELISKSEFDISLRHSEHARNPFSTVPEWIVLVELAASTGSDESLAERLTDALQPSFASGVIQDAVIAASEQQRAALWQIRHHVTEANGREGMGLTHDIAVPTYRIPDFVHRAEQVLARHYPEATQVIVGHMGDGNLHYIAMFSHEYWAQVHDKRRVQLELSHLLYDIASEMGGTFSAEHGIGALHVPEMSVYKNAVEIELMQQMKALLDPNNIMNPGRVLPAN